The Puntigrus tetrazona isolate hp1 chromosome 4, ASM1883169v1, whole genome shotgun sequence genome includes a window with the following:
- the si:ch211-244b2.4 gene encoding protein mono-ADP-ribosyltransferase PARP12 isoform X2 codes for MNMASNCQEDSDEGSYQLSNESSLEFSDTDSEAENDSGSGVEDDGGISIEQNVCTYYNRGKCRYGDECKNVHICKDFLKGSCKFGAGCRLNHNSRSSGRGRSSSEDEIFEGPYRWQMNFQKGWKNICNDHILEAQYSLPNTKGIKLYNTQAGAVSIDFTKMRVLQKTNIKVRRLSAGDTEWLWYYRGDHCWCRYGGQGKASAVQSSQLETAYQNDRHGSFKIAIDSTQYEISFKEMCQRNLSTGNKRRVRRRPKYEPPQNGGLLGITSQIRTLLSPSTPKWQFEGSNRWYTFKKKGGCSVSSADIENCYQQNPTTMSFTVNGDGYVLDFAKLSQVNLRTKAERKVRRV; via the exons ATGAACATGGCCTCGAACTGTCAAGAGGATTCGG ACGAAGGCAGCTACCAACTATCTAATGAGAGTTCCTTAGAGTTTAGCGACACAGACTCCGAGGCAGAAAACGATTCTGGATCTGGCGTCGAAGATGATGGAGGAATATCTATCGAG CAGAACGTCTGTACGTATTACAACCGCGGCAAGTGTCGTTACGGAGATGAGTGTAAGAACGTGCACATATGCAAGGACTTCCTCAAGGGTTCGTGCAAGTTCGGTGCCGGATGTCGTCTGAACCACAACAGTCGGAGTTCAGGACGGGGCAGATCCTCATCTGAGG ATGAAATATTTGAGGGGCCCTACAGATGGCAGATGAATTTTCAAAAGGGCTGGAAAAACATTTGCAACGATCACATTCTGGAAGCCCAGTATTCACTCCCCAACACTAAAGGAATCAAGCTCTACAACACCCAAGCTGG GGCTGTATCGATCGATTTCACTAAAATGAGAGTTCTTCAGAAAACCAATATTAAGGTGCGTCGTCTGAGCGCGGGGGATACAGAATGGCTGTGGTATTACAGGGGTGACCACTGCTGGTGTCGGTACGGAGGCCAG GGCAAAGCCAGTGCAGTTCAGAGCTCCCAGCTGGAGACGGCGTATCAAAACGACCGCCATGGTTCATTCAAGATCGCCATCGACTCTACTCAGTACGAGATTAGCTTTAAAG AAATGTGTCAGAGAAATTTATCGACGGGCAATAAGAGGCGGGTTAGACGCCGCCCTAAATATGAACCACCTCAAAATGGAGg GTTACTTGGAATAACCTCTCAAATAAGAACCCTTTTGAGCCCTTCGACTCCAAAGTGGCAGTTTGAAGGGAGCAATCGGTGGTACACCTTCAAGAAGAAG GGAGGCTGTTCAGTCTCGAGTGCCGACATTGAAAACTGTTACCAGCAAAATCCGACAACCATGAGTTTCACTGTGAATGGCGACGGTTACGTTCTGGATTTTGCAA agtTGAGTCAGGTTAACCTCAGAACAAAGGCCGAACGCAAGGTCAGGCGTGTGTGA
- the si:ch211-244b2.4 gene encoding protein mono-ADP-ribosyltransferase PARP12 isoform X4 yields the protein MNMASNCQEDSDEGSYQLSNESSLEFSDTDSEAENDSGSGVEDDGGISIEQNVCTYYNRGKCRYGDECKNVHICKDFLKGSCKFGAGCRLNHNSRSSGRGRSSSEDEIFEGPYRWQMNFQKGWKNICNDHILEAQYSLPNTKGIKLYNTQAGAVSIDFTKMRVLQKTNIKVRRLSAGDTEWLWYYRGDHCWCRYGGQASAVQSSQLETAYQNDRHGSFKIAIDSTQYEISFKEMCQRNLSTGNKRRVRRRPKYEPPQNGGLLGITSQIRTLLSPSTPKWQFEGSNRWYTFKKKQGGCSVSSADIENCYQQNPTTMSFTVNGDGYVLDFAKLSQVNLRTKAERKVRRV from the exons ATGAACATGGCCTCGAACTGTCAAGAGGATTCGG ACGAAGGCAGCTACCAACTATCTAATGAGAGTTCCTTAGAGTTTAGCGACACAGACTCCGAGGCAGAAAACGATTCTGGATCTGGCGTCGAAGATGATGGAGGAATATCTATCGAG CAGAACGTCTGTACGTATTACAACCGCGGCAAGTGTCGTTACGGAGATGAGTGTAAGAACGTGCACATATGCAAGGACTTCCTCAAGGGTTCGTGCAAGTTCGGTGCCGGATGTCGTCTGAACCACAACAGTCGGAGTTCAGGACGGGGCAGATCCTCATCTGAGG ATGAAATATTTGAGGGGCCCTACAGATGGCAGATGAATTTTCAAAAGGGCTGGAAAAACATTTGCAACGATCACATTCTGGAAGCCCAGTATTCACTCCCCAACACTAAAGGAATCAAGCTCTACAACACCCAAGCTGG GGCTGTATCGATCGATTTCACTAAAATGAGAGTTCTTCAGAAAACCAATATTAAGGTGCGTCGTCTGAGCGCGGGGGATACAGAATGGCTGTGGTATTACAGGGGTGACCACTGCTGGTGTCGGTACGGAGGCCAG GCCAGTGCAGTTCAGAGCTCCCAGCTGGAGACGGCGTATCAAAACGACCGCCATGGTTCATTCAAGATCGCCATCGACTCTACTCAGTACGAGATTAGCTTTAAAG AAATGTGTCAGAGAAATTTATCGACGGGCAATAAGAGGCGGGTTAGACGCCGCCCTAAATATGAACCACCTCAAAATGGAGg GTTACTTGGAATAACCTCTCAAATAAGAACCCTTTTGAGCCCTTCGACTCCAAAGTGGCAGTTTGAAGGGAGCAATCGGTGGTACACCTTCAAGAAGAAG CAGGGAGGCTGTTCAGTCTCGAGTGCCGACATTGAAAACTGTTACCAGCAAAATCCGACAACCATGAGTTTCACTGTGAATGGCGACGGTTACGTTCTGGATTTTGCAA agtTGAGTCAGGTTAACCTCAGAACAAAGGCCGAACGCAAGGTCAGGCGTGTGTGA
- the si:ch211-244b2.4 gene encoding protein mono-ADP-ribosyltransferase PARP12 isoform X1: MNMASNCQEDSDEGSYQLSNESSLEFSDTDSEAENDSGSGVEDDGGISIEQNVCTYYNRGKCRYGDECKNVHICKDFLKGSCKFGAGCRLNHNSRSSGRGRSSSEDEIFEGPYRWQMNFQKGWKNICNDHILEAQYSLPNTKGIKLYNTQAGAVSIDFTKMRVLQKTNIKVRRLSAGDTEWLWYYRGDHCWCRYGGQGKASAVQSSQLETAYQNDRHGSFKIAIDSTQYEISFKEMCQRNLSTGNKRRVRRRPKYEPPQNGGLLGITSQIRTLLSPSTPKWQFEGSNRWYTFKKKQGGCSVSSADIENCYQQNPTTMSFTVNGDGYVLDFAKLSQVNLRTKAERKVRRV, encoded by the exons ATGAACATGGCCTCGAACTGTCAAGAGGATTCGG ACGAAGGCAGCTACCAACTATCTAATGAGAGTTCCTTAGAGTTTAGCGACACAGACTCCGAGGCAGAAAACGATTCTGGATCTGGCGTCGAAGATGATGGAGGAATATCTATCGAG CAGAACGTCTGTACGTATTACAACCGCGGCAAGTGTCGTTACGGAGATGAGTGTAAGAACGTGCACATATGCAAGGACTTCCTCAAGGGTTCGTGCAAGTTCGGTGCCGGATGTCGTCTGAACCACAACAGTCGGAGTTCAGGACGGGGCAGATCCTCATCTGAGG ATGAAATATTTGAGGGGCCCTACAGATGGCAGATGAATTTTCAAAAGGGCTGGAAAAACATTTGCAACGATCACATTCTGGAAGCCCAGTATTCACTCCCCAACACTAAAGGAATCAAGCTCTACAACACCCAAGCTGG GGCTGTATCGATCGATTTCACTAAAATGAGAGTTCTTCAGAAAACCAATATTAAGGTGCGTCGTCTGAGCGCGGGGGATACAGAATGGCTGTGGTATTACAGGGGTGACCACTGCTGGTGTCGGTACGGAGGCCAG GGCAAAGCCAGTGCAGTTCAGAGCTCCCAGCTGGAGACGGCGTATCAAAACGACCGCCATGGTTCATTCAAGATCGCCATCGACTCTACTCAGTACGAGATTAGCTTTAAAG AAATGTGTCAGAGAAATTTATCGACGGGCAATAAGAGGCGGGTTAGACGCCGCCCTAAATATGAACCACCTCAAAATGGAGg GTTACTTGGAATAACCTCTCAAATAAGAACCCTTTTGAGCCCTTCGACTCCAAAGTGGCAGTTTGAAGGGAGCAATCGGTGGTACACCTTCAAGAAGAAG CAGGGAGGCTGTTCAGTCTCGAGTGCCGACATTGAAAACTGTTACCAGCAAAATCCGACAACCATGAGTTTCACTGTGAATGGCGACGGTTACGTTCTGGATTTTGCAA agtTGAGTCAGGTTAACCTCAGAACAAAGGCCGAACGCAAGGTCAGGCGTGTGTGA
- the si:ch211-244b2.4 gene encoding protein mono-ADP-ribosyltransferase PARP12 isoform X3: MNMASNCQEDSDEGSYQLSNESSLEFSDTDSEAENDSGSGVEDDGGISIENVCTYYNRGKCRYGDECKNVHICKDFLKGSCKFGAGCRLNHNSRSSGRGRSSSEDEIFEGPYRWQMNFQKGWKNICNDHILEAQYSLPNTKGIKLYNTQAGAVSIDFTKMRVLQKTNIKVRRLSAGDTEWLWYYRGDHCWCRYGGQGKASAVQSSQLETAYQNDRHGSFKIAIDSTQYEISFKEMCQRNLSTGNKRRVRRRPKYEPPQNGGLLGITSQIRTLLSPSTPKWQFEGSNRWYTFKKKQGGCSVSSADIENCYQQNPTTMSFTVNGDGYVLDFAKLSQVNLRTKAERKVRRV; encoded by the exons ATGAACATGGCCTCGAACTGTCAAGAGGATTCGG ACGAAGGCAGCTACCAACTATCTAATGAGAGTTCCTTAGAGTTTAGCGACACAGACTCCGAGGCAGAAAACGATTCTGGATCTGGCGTCGAAGATGATGGAGGAATATCTATCGAG AACGTCTGTACGTATTACAACCGCGGCAAGTGTCGTTACGGAGATGAGTGTAAGAACGTGCACATATGCAAGGACTTCCTCAAGGGTTCGTGCAAGTTCGGTGCCGGATGTCGTCTGAACCACAACAGTCGGAGTTCAGGACGGGGCAGATCCTCATCTGAGG ATGAAATATTTGAGGGGCCCTACAGATGGCAGATGAATTTTCAAAAGGGCTGGAAAAACATTTGCAACGATCACATTCTGGAAGCCCAGTATTCACTCCCCAACACTAAAGGAATCAAGCTCTACAACACCCAAGCTGG GGCTGTATCGATCGATTTCACTAAAATGAGAGTTCTTCAGAAAACCAATATTAAGGTGCGTCGTCTGAGCGCGGGGGATACAGAATGGCTGTGGTATTACAGGGGTGACCACTGCTGGTGTCGGTACGGAGGCCAG GGCAAAGCCAGTGCAGTTCAGAGCTCCCAGCTGGAGACGGCGTATCAAAACGACCGCCATGGTTCATTCAAGATCGCCATCGACTCTACTCAGTACGAGATTAGCTTTAAAG AAATGTGTCAGAGAAATTTATCGACGGGCAATAAGAGGCGGGTTAGACGCCGCCCTAAATATGAACCACCTCAAAATGGAGg GTTACTTGGAATAACCTCTCAAATAAGAACCCTTTTGAGCCCTTCGACTCCAAAGTGGCAGTTTGAAGGGAGCAATCGGTGGTACACCTTCAAGAAGAAG CAGGGAGGCTGTTCAGTCTCGAGTGCCGACATTGAAAACTGTTACCAGCAAAATCCGACAACCATGAGTTTCACTGTGAATGGCGACGGTTACGTTCTGGATTTTGCAA agtTGAGTCAGGTTAACCTCAGAACAAAGGCCGAACGCAAGGTCAGGCGTGTGTGA